From Microbacterium sp. YJN-G, a single genomic window includes:
- a CDS encoding DNA methyltransferase, producing MTVPKSLSMNEIRTRAAQFIRDWEDEPGDEKQQAQSYVRDLLGVYGITQTRAAFYEKRVNRSSTGSRGYIDALIPGLALIEMKSAGKDLVAAEQQALDYIDDLPDPEVPRWVLTSDFHRLRLLDLHAKDDGVREFTLTQLRDHADRLAFLAGYGERTFGSKAQEEASIKAAKLMASLYEALEDSGYDDHEASVFLVRTLFALYADDAGVWDRDLFLEFLETRTAQDGSDLGPQLSLLYQVMGREPSRRQSNLDELIARFPYVNGGIFEESVSIPSFDTGMRDRLIAAAMFNWSAISPAIFGSLFQAVKDKAARRELGEHYTTETNIMKVIGPMFLDELRQRFSDDYHDTGKLKKLRSDMGQMRFLDPACGCGNFLVVGYRQMRALDLEILLRIQELSGDTARTMFFTEEHLSVRLSSFHGIELEEWPAQIAATALHLVEHQANQAMELALGAAPDSLPLDKIRSIQVGNALRVDWGDVVEPTEHLYIMGNPPFLGHATRSLEQAQELRDVWRRTDIGRLDYVTGWYAKALELFNRQRYVGEFAFVSTNSIAQGEPVPALFGPVFAAGWRIKFAHRTFAWTSEAPGAAAVHCSVIGFDRAQKKRARLFDYSGNVKGEPIELPVTGQLNGYLVDGPNALVEQRRTPLSPQLPPMVFGNMARDDGNLLIEAEDYDEIAADPVAAKYIRPFVGARQLIHNEPRWCLWLVDLDPSDIARSPVLRRRLDAVRQFRAASTAGSTRQMAETPHLFGQRSQPDTPYVCVPRHASETRRYFPTAVFAPEVICGDANFKADDPDGIAFATISSSAFIAWQKAVGGRIKSDLRFSNTLTWNTFPLPPMTDKERAAIIAGGRAVLDARALHPERSLADHYNPLAMSPELVRAHRELDSAVDKCLGLRGAVTDDNRLRALFASYAKLTTADELSIPGKASRRRNVQSGATR from the coding sequence GTGACCGTGCCGAAGTCGTTGTCGATGAATGAGATCCGAACTCGAGCCGCGCAGTTCATCCGCGACTGGGAGGACGAGCCCGGTGACGAGAAGCAGCAGGCGCAGTCATACGTTCGGGACCTGCTCGGAGTGTACGGAATCACTCAGACCCGCGCTGCCTTCTATGAGAAGCGCGTCAACCGCTCGTCGACCGGCTCCCGCGGATACATCGACGCGCTGATCCCCGGCCTCGCGCTGATCGAGATGAAGTCTGCCGGCAAGGATCTCGTCGCGGCAGAGCAGCAAGCGCTCGACTACATCGACGATCTCCCCGATCCCGAGGTTCCCCGCTGGGTTCTGACGAGCGACTTTCATCGGCTTCGGCTGCTCGACCTGCATGCCAAGGACGACGGTGTCCGGGAGTTCACTCTGACCCAGTTGCGGGATCACGCCGACCGACTGGCCTTTCTCGCTGGCTACGGGGAGCGCACTTTCGGGTCGAAGGCTCAGGAGGAGGCGTCGATCAAGGCGGCGAAGCTGATGGCGTCGCTGTACGAGGCCCTCGAGGATTCGGGGTACGACGATCACGAGGCGTCGGTGTTCTTGGTGCGCACTCTCTTCGCGCTCTATGCCGATGACGCTGGGGTGTGGGATCGCGATCTGTTCCTAGAGTTCCTCGAAACGCGTACCGCCCAAGACGGCTCTGATCTCGGCCCGCAGCTGTCGCTGCTTTACCAGGTCATGGGCCGAGAGCCCAGCCGGCGGCAATCAAACCTCGACGAGCTGATCGCACGCTTCCCATACGTCAACGGCGGCATCTTCGAGGAATCAGTGTCGATCCCCTCGTTCGACACTGGAATGCGCGATCGGCTGATCGCCGCGGCCATGTTCAACTGGTCAGCGATCTCGCCGGCCATCTTCGGCAGCCTCTTCCAAGCAGTCAAAGACAAAGCCGCTCGCCGCGAGCTCGGCGAGCACTACACCACCGAGACCAACATCATGAAGGTCATCGGTCCAATGTTCCTTGACGAGTTGCGGCAACGATTCTCTGACGACTACCACGACACCGGCAAGCTCAAGAAGTTGCGCTCTGACATGGGGCAGATGCGATTCCTCGACCCGGCGTGCGGCTGCGGCAACTTCCTCGTGGTCGGCTATCGACAGATGCGCGCGCTCGATCTCGAGATCCTCCTACGTATCCAGGAGCTCTCAGGCGACACCGCCCGCACGATGTTCTTCACCGAGGAGCACCTTTCCGTTCGGCTGTCGAGCTTCCATGGCATTGAGCTCGAGGAGTGGCCGGCCCAGATCGCCGCCACTGCGTTACACCTGGTGGAACACCAGGCGAACCAAGCGATGGAGCTGGCTCTGGGCGCCGCACCGGACTCCCTTCCGCTGGACAAGATCCGAAGCATCCAGGTCGGCAACGCACTGCGCGTGGACTGGGGCGACGTCGTCGAACCGACCGAGCACCTGTACATCATGGGCAACCCGCCTTTCCTCGGTCACGCGACTCGCTCGCTCGAGCAGGCCCAGGAGTTGCGGGACGTGTGGCGTCGCACAGACATCGGCCGGCTCGACTACGTCACCGGCTGGTATGCAAAGGCGCTCGAACTGTTCAACCGACAGAGGTACGTGGGGGAGTTCGCTTTCGTCTCCACGAACTCGATCGCGCAGGGCGAGCCGGTACCGGCGCTGTTCGGCCCTGTCTTCGCCGCCGGGTGGCGCATCAAGTTCGCTCACCGCACGTTCGCGTGGACGAGCGAAGCACCCGGCGCCGCCGCAGTGCACTGCTCTGTCATCGGATTCGACCGAGCACAGAAGAAGCGCGCTCGACTATTCGACTACTCGGGCAACGTGAAGGGCGAACCCATCGAGCTGCCGGTCACCGGACAACTCAACGGATACCTGGTGGACGGGCCCAACGCGCTCGTCGAGCAGCGTCGCACGCCACTGTCTCCGCAGCTCCCGCCGATGGTGTTCGGCAACATGGCCCGTGACGACGGCAACCTCCTCATCGAGGCGGAGGACTACGACGAAATCGCCGCAGACCCCGTCGCGGCGAAGTACATCCGACCGTTTGTCGGTGCGCGTCAACTCATCCACAACGAGCCGCGCTGGTGCCTCTGGCTTGTCGATCTGGACCCGAGCGACATCGCCCGCTCGCCCGTGCTGCGACGCCGCCTGGACGCCGTCCGGCAATTCCGAGCGGCCTCCACTGCGGGGTCCACTCGGCAGATGGCCGAGACCCCGCATCTGTTCGGTCAGCGCTCGCAACCCGACACTCCATATGTGTGCGTGCCACGTCACGCTAGCGAGACCCGACGCTACTTTCCGACCGCCGTCTTCGCACCAGAAGTGATCTGCGGGGACGCGAACTTCAAAGCCGACGATCCAGATGGCATCGCGTTCGCAACCATTTCCTCGTCGGCTTTCATCGCCTGGCAGAAGGCGGTGGGCGGTCGTATCAAGTCGGATCTCCGCTTCTCGAACACGCTGACCTGGAACACATTTCCGCTGCCGCCAATGACGGACAAGGAGCGGGCCGCCATCATCGCCGGCGGCCGGGCGGTGCTGGACGCGCGAGCGCTACACCCTGAACGCTCGTTGGCAGACCACTACAACCCCCTCGCGATGTCCCCGGAGCTCGTGCGAGCACACCGCGAACTCGACTCCGCGGTTGACAAGTGCTTGGGGCTAAGAGGCGCGGTCACCGACGACAACCGGCTGCGCGCGCTGTTCGCCAGCTATGCCAAGCTCACGACAGCCGACGAACTATCGATCCCCGGCAAAGCATCCCGCCGAAGGAATGTCCAGTCGGGTGCCACGAGATGA